A section of the Pseudovibrio sp. M1P-2-3 genome encodes:
- a CDS encoding LysE family translocator translates to MTELLTVISLTIVVAIVPGPDFAVVIRNALIGGRLAGIMTALGIGLALAVHVTYALAGIGLLVSQSIFLFNILKLVGAAYLVFLGVTMFRGASNSGPESSEETVISPYKALRWGFLTNVTNPKATMFALSVFLQVTSPETTLLTKVGYGVIMASGVFAWFVIVTCFFTLPSVRQGFLRIKLWLERSFGVLLTLFGIAVAVTTNSSRP, encoded by the coding sequence ATGACAGAACTATTAACCGTAATTTCTTTGACAATTGTTGTTGCAATAGTACCTGGACCTGACTTTGCTGTCGTCATCCGCAATGCCTTGATCGGTGGAAGACTTGCGGGAATCATGACTGCCCTAGGAATTGGCTTGGCTCTGGCTGTCCATGTCACATATGCTTTGGCGGGTATTGGGTTGCTTGTATCGCAATCTATTTTTCTATTTAATATCCTGAAGCTTGTTGGAGCCGCATATCTTGTATTTCTCGGCGTAACCATGTTCCGCGGAGCGTCAAACTCAGGGCCTGAAAGCTCTGAAGAGACCGTCATCTCGCCTTATAAAGCACTACGCTGGGGATTCCTAACCAACGTCACAAACCCCAAGGCCACAATGTTTGCATTGAGTGTCTTCCTGCAAGTGACTTCCCCAGAAACTACGCTTTTGACCAAGGTCGGTTATGGTGTAATCATGGCAAGCGGTGTTTTTGCATGGTTTGTCATAGTAACTTGCTTCTTCACGCTTCCATCTGTGCGCCAAGGATTTTTACGCATCAAACTTTGGCTCGAACGCTCTTTTGGCGTACTCCTCACTCTCTTTGGGATAGCAGTTGCCGTCACCACCAACTCATCCCGCCCTTGA